The Luteolibacter arcticus genome has a window encoding:
- a CDS encoding bifunctional GNAT family N-acetyltransferase/carbon-nitrogen hydrolase family protein, giving the protein MPPKDHETKLGTVLVRNPTVADIPAILALHRRCFPQPNDAGGPWNEKHLRSHLHVFPEGQLIAEKDGKILGAASSLIVSLGRNPLRKHTYDGITDAGYFYNHDPQGDTLYGADVYVDPDARKFGIGAALYAARRDLCRRLNLRRILAGARLWHYDEHAGRLTPEEYVWQVQDGKIADPVLGFQIKQGFAVRGIMPNYLHDHRSRDHAALIEWINQDYQAPAEQSTKVRVACVQYQMRKIADFDEFAKQIRYFVETAGEDYGAEFVLFPEFLTVQLLSALQPLGSREGIRKLSEYTGQFIELMSGLARQQGLYLIAGSHPVPQPDGRLENTSMIFKPDGTYASQPKLHITPSEKTWWGISGGDSLIVLQTPKAKIGVLICYDVEFPEAARYLADRGVEILFIPYCTDNRQGYLRVSLCAAARAIENQIFVATAGVVGNLPDVPAMDIHYGRAAVFTPSDFEFARDGIQAEADANVETMLVTDLDITDLYRSRLNGSVTPVTDRRTDLFEFHNKLSNEIIAPGVQEGHL; this is encoded by the coding sequence GTGCCGCCGAAAGACCACGAGACCAAGCTGGGAACCGTCCTTGTCCGCAATCCGACCGTTGCCGACATCCCGGCGATCCTGGCGCTGCATCGCCGTTGCTTCCCGCAGCCGAATGATGCCGGCGGGCCGTGGAACGAAAAGCACCTGCGCTCCCACCTCCACGTGTTTCCCGAGGGCCAGCTCATCGCGGAGAAGGATGGCAAGATCCTTGGCGCGGCTTCCTCGCTGATCGTCTCACTGGGCCGCAATCCGCTGCGGAAGCACACCTACGACGGCATCACCGACGCCGGCTATTTCTACAATCACGACCCCCAGGGCGACACGCTCTACGGGGCCGACGTATATGTCGATCCGGACGCCCGCAAGTTCGGCATCGGGGCCGCGCTCTATGCCGCGCGGCGCGACCTGTGCCGCCGCCTCAATCTGCGCCGCATCCTCGCCGGGGCGCGGCTGTGGCACTATGACGAACACGCCGGACGACTCACCCCGGAGGAATACGTCTGGCAGGTGCAGGATGGGAAGATCGCCGATCCGGTGCTCGGCTTCCAGATCAAGCAGGGCTTCGCGGTGCGCGGCATTATGCCGAACTACCTCCACGACCATCGCTCGCGAGACCACGCCGCGCTGATCGAATGGATCAACCAGGACTACCAGGCACCCGCCGAGCAATCGACCAAGGTGCGCGTCGCCTGCGTGCAGTATCAGATGCGGAAGATCGCGGACTTTGACGAGTTCGCCAAGCAGATCCGTTACTTCGTCGAGACCGCCGGTGAGGACTACGGCGCGGAGTTCGTCCTGTTCCCCGAGTTTCTAACAGTGCAGTTGCTGAGTGCGCTTCAACCGCTCGGCTCGCGCGAAGGCATCCGCAAGCTCTCGGAATACACGGGGCAATTCATCGAGCTGATGAGCGGCCTCGCGCGCCAGCAGGGGCTGTATCTCATCGCGGGCTCGCACCCGGTGCCGCAGCCAGACGGGCGCTTGGAAAACACCTCGATGATCTTCAAGCCGGATGGCACCTATGCGTCGCAGCCGAAGCTGCACATCACGCCGTCGGAGAAAACCTGGTGGGGCATTTCCGGTGGTGATTCGCTGATCGTGCTGCAGACGCCGAAGGCGAAGATCGGCGTGCTGATCTGCTACGATGTGGAGTTCCCGGAAGCGGCGCGCTATCTGGCCGATCGTGGTGTGGAGATCCTCTTCATCCCGTACTGCACGGACAATCGCCAAGGCTACCTGCGCGTCAGCCTGTGTGCCGCGGCGCGGGCGATCGAGAACCAGATTTTCGTCGCCACCGCCGGCGTGGTGGGAAACCTGCCGGACGTGCCGGCGATGGACATTCACTACGGCCGCGCGGCGGTGTTCACCCCGAGCGATTTCGAATTCGCCCGCGATGGCATCCAGGCGGAGGCCGATGCGAACGTGGAGACGATGCTCGTCACCGACCTCGACATCACGGACCTCTATCGTTCACGCCTGAATGGCAGCGTCACGCCCGTGACCGACCGGCGGACGGACTTGTTCGAGTTCCACAACAAGCTCTCGAACGAGATCATCGCACCCGGCGTGCAGGAAGGGCATCTGTGA
- the ahcY gene encoding adenosylhomocysteinase, with product MSTTFTDYKVADISLAEFGRKEIEIAEHEMPGLMATRAKYGPEKPLQGVRIMGSLHMTIQTAVLIETLVALGAEVRWVSCNIFSTQDHAAAAIAASGIPVFAWKGETLEEYWWCTWEALVNPAGLGPELIVDDGGDATLLIHKGYELENGSDWVNTPSGSLEEKVIKDLLKKIHAEQPGIFAKMVKDWKGVSEETTTGVHRLYQMAKAGTLLVPAINVNDSVTKSKFDNLYGCRESLVDGIKRATDVMISGKVGVVCGYGDVGKGCAQALRGQGAQVVVTEVDPICALQAAMEGFRVLTVEDTLGWGDIYVTTTGNFDIIRLEHMEKMKDQAIVCNIGHFDNEIQIDKLNAAPGVTRTNIKPQVDKYTFPSGDSIYMLAEGRLVNLGCATGHPSFVMSNSFTNQTLAQIDLWKNKDTYKPGEVKVLDKKLDEEVARLHLAKVGAKLTKLTQEQADYITVPVEGPYKADHYRY from the coding sequence ATGTCCACTACCTTCACTGACTATAAGGTCGCCGATATTTCGCTTGCGGAATTCGGCCGGAAAGAAATCGAAATCGCCGAGCATGAAATGCCCGGTCTGATGGCGACGCGTGCAAAGTACGGTCCTGAGAAGCCGCTGCAGGGCGTCCGCATCATGGGCTCGCTGCACATGACGATCCAGACGGCTGTCTTGATCGAAACTCTGGTCGCCCTTGGTGCCGAGGTCCGCTGGGTCTCTTGCAACATCTTCTCGACGCAAGACCACGCTGCTGCCGCAATTGCTGCTTCTGGTATCCCGGTGTTCGCTTGGAAGGGCGAGACGCTTGAGGAATATTGGTGGTGCACTTGGGAGGCGCTGGTCAACCCGGCCGGCCTCGGCCCGGAACTCATCGTCGATGACGGCGGTGACGCCACCCTGCTCATCCACAAGGGCTACGAACTGGAGAATGGCTCCGATTGGGTCAACACCCCGTCCGGCTCGCTTGAGGAAAAGGTCATCAAGGACCTCCTCAAGAAGATCCATGCCGAGCAGCCCGGCATCTTCGCGAAGATGGTGAAGGACTGGAAGGGTGTCTCCGAAGAGACCACCACCGGCGTCCACCGCCTCTATCAGATGGCGAAGGCCGGCACCCTGCTCGTGCCTGCGATCAACGTGAACGACTCCGTTACCAAGTCGAAGTTCGACAACCTCTACGGCTGCCGCGAGTCGCTGGTGGATGGCATCAAGCGCGCCACCGACGTGATGATCTCCGGCAAGGTCGGTGTCGTCTGCGGCTACGGCGATGTCGGTAAGGGTTGTGCCCAAGCGCTCCGCGGCCAAGGCGCCCAGGTCGTCGTCACCGAAGTCGACCCCATCTGCGCGCTGCAGGCCGCGATGGAAGGCTTCCGCGTGCTGACCGTCGAGGACACCCTTGGCTGGGGCGACATCTACGTCACCACCACCGGCAACTTCGACATCATCCGCCTCGAGCACATGGAGAAGATGAAGGATCAGGCGATCGTTTGTAACATCGGCCACTTCGACAACGAGATCCAGATCGACAAGCTCAACGCCGCTCCCGGCGTGACGCGCACGAACATCAAGCCACAGGTGGATAAGTACACCTTCCCGAGTGGCGACAGCATCTACATGCTCGCCGAAGGCCGCCTGGTGAACCTCGGCTGCGCCACCGGCCACCCGAGCTTCGTGATGTCCAACAGCTTCACCAACCAGACGCTCGCCCAGATCGACCTCTGGAAGAACAAGGACACCTACAAGCCCGGCGAAGTGAAGGTGCTCGACAAGAAGCTCGACGAGGAAGTGGCCCGCCTCCACCTCGCGAAGGTGGGTGCGAAGCTGACCAAGCTCACCCAGGAGCAGGCTGACTACATCACTGTGCCGGTGGAAGGTCCGTACAAGGCGGATCACTACCGCTATTGA
- the metK gene encoding methionine adenosyltransferase, with protein MSTYIFSSESVGEGHPDKVADTISDAILDALLAQDPKSRVACETFVKSNIVVVGGEITSKAKIDYELVIRDAVRGIGYTNGDDIFHADTLFINNYLTGQSPDIAQGVDAKKAKGKKHAEQGAGDQGIMFGYACDETPELMPAPVMYAHRLGRELTRIRKSGKVKWLRPDAKSQVSVEYVDGKPTRIVNVVISTQHAAGVEHATIEKFCIDQVIKKVLPKNMLTKDTEYLINPTGNFVIGGPQGDSGLTGRKIIVDTYGGMGRHGGGAFSGKDPSKVDRSAAYMGRWVAKNVVAAGLAKKVEIQFAYAIGHPLPVSVHVDTFGTGIVSDDKILAAVLKVFSFKPADIVKQLNLLRPIYSKSTNYGHFGKDDADLTWERTDKVAALQKAIK; from the coding sequence ATGAGCACCTACATTTTCTCTTCCGAGTCCGTCGGCGAAGGCCATCCGGACAAAGTGGCTGACACCATCTCCGACGCCATCCTCGACGCCCTGCTCGCTCAGGACCCGAAGAGCCGCGTCGCCTGCGAAACCTTCGTGAAGTCGAACATCGTGGTCGTCGGTGGCGAGATCACCTCCAAGGCCAAGATCGACTACGAACTGGTCATCCGCGACGCCGTCCGCGGCATCGGCTACACCAATGGCGACGACATCTTCCATGCCGACACGCTGTTCATTAACAACTACCTCACCGGCCAGTCGCCCGACATCGCGCAGGGTGTGGATGCCAAGAAGGCGAAAGGCAAGAAGCACGCCGAGCAAGGCGCCGGTGACCAAGGCATCATGTTTGGCTATGCCTGCGACGAAACGCCGGAGCTGATGCCCGCCCCGGTCATGTATGCGCACCGCCTCGGCCGCGAGCTGACCCGCATCCGCAAGAGCGGCAAGGTCAAGTGGCTCCGCCCCGACGCCAAGTCGCAGGTCTCCGTCGAGTACGTGGATGGCAAGCCGACCCGCATCGTGAACGTCGTCATTTCCACCCAGCACGCTGCCGGTGTGGAGCACGCCACGATTGAGAAGTTCTGCATCGACCAGGTCATCAAAAAGGTCCTGCCGAAGAACATGCTCACCAAGGACACCGAGTATCTCATCAACCCGACCGGGAACTTCGTGATCGGTGGCCCTCAGGGCGACTCCGGCCTGACCGGCCGCAAGATCATCGTCGATACCTACGGTGGCATGGGCCGCCACGGTGGTGGTGCCTTCTCCGGCAAGGACCCGTCGAAGGTCGACCGCTCGGCTGCCTACATGGGCCGCTGGGTTGCCAAGAACGTCGTCGCCGCCGGCCTCGCGAAGAAGGTTGAGATCCAGTTCGCTTACGCGATCGGTCACCCTCTGCCCGTCAGTGTCCACGTCGATACTTTCGGCACCGGCATCGTTTCCGATGATAAGATCCTCGCCGCGGTGCTGAAGGTCTTCTCCTTCAAGCCCGCTGACATCGTGAAGCAGCTCAACCTGCTCCGTCCGATCTACAGCAAGTCCACCAACTACGGTCACTTCGGCAAGGACGATGCGGACCTCACCTGGGAGCGCACCGACAAGGTCGCCGCCCTTCAAAAAGCCATCAAGTAA
- a CDS encoding ArsR/SmtB family transcription factor, which translates to MPSMLKSLKLLTDPTRLRILLLLDAEALSVADLQELLGMGQSRISTQLSQLKGGGLVTDERSGKHNFYRSEMGPDLLKLAKEAAKELPEVEKDLSALRHLQRKRRDKTRAYFDELAGRFGKDYVPGRSWKGLAEALLKVTNQGVVADLGAGEGTLAQMLARQAERVIAVDLSPKMVEFGSELARRHELPNLEYRLGDIEDPPLDDASVDLAFLSQALHHAGTPEKALQQAFRIVKPGGRLVVLDLLQHTFEQARELYADVWLGFSEGELAAMLEKAGFADIETAVVDREPEPPHFQTLLAVAKKPA; encoded by the coding sequence ATGCCGTCAATGCTGAAATCCCTGAAGCTGCTCACCGACCCCACGCGGCTGCGGATCCTGCTGCTTTTGGACGCGGAAGCGCTGAGCGTGGCAGACTTGCAGGAGCTGCTCGGAATGGGCCAGAGCCGGATTTCGACGCAGCTCTCACAGCTCAAAGGAGGCGGCTTGGTGACCGACGAGCGCAGCGGGAAGCACAATTTCTACCGCTCCGAAATGGGGCCGGACCTGCTGAAGCTTGCGAAAGAGGCGGCCAAGGAGCTGCCGGAGGTCGAAAAGGACCTGTCAGCCCTCCGCCACCTGCAGCGCAAGCGCCGGGACAAGACCCGGGCCTATTTCGACGAGCTGGCCGGGCGATTCGGGAAGGACTACGTGCCCGGCCGCTCTTGGAAGGGACTGGCGGAGGCGCTCCTGAAAGTGACCAACCAGGGCGTGGTCGCCGACCTCGGCGCAGGCGAGGGCACGCTCGCCCAGATGCTCGCGCGCCAGGCCGAGCGAGTGATCGCAGTGGACTTGTCGCCGAAGATGGTCGAGTTCGGCAGCGAGCTGGCCCGACGCCACGAACTCCCGAATTTGGAATACCGGCTCGGCGACATCGAGGACCCACCGCTGGACGATGCCTCGGTGGATCTCGCCTTTCTCAGCCAAGCCCTCCACCACGCCGGCACGCCGGAGAAGGCGCTCCAGCAGGCATTCCGGATCGTGAAGCCCGGCGGCCGGCTGGTGGTCCTGGATCTACTCCAACATACGTTTGAACAAGCACGCGAGCTGTATGCTGACGTGTGGCTCGGCTTCAGCGAGGGCGAGCTGGCGGCCATGCTGGAGAAGGCGGGCTTCGCGGACATCGAGACCGCCGTGGTCGACCGCGAGCCGGAGCCCCCTCATTTTCAAACGCTGCTTGCCGTGGCGAAAAAGCCCGCGTGA
- a CDS encoding phosphodiester glycosidase family protein: MVAGIQFIAVAFDSRTHRLTIADQDGGPGSRWADAAAAGRELGGIAAVNAGFFTPEGKPLGLVVTGGKRVGSINRASSLGAGMFVGGNSPALQRREQGNGASEVLQSGPFLVENGRLISGLSQDSSTARTIVGWDGGQGWFIARTGACSLAGLGQALAAAELGGVKARTVLNLDGGRSSDLWVSSSVPGGPISQRPFWNKPVRNFLVLVPRN, encoded by the coding sequence ATGGTTGCCGGTATTCAATTCATCGCCGTCGCCTTCGACAGCCGCACGCATCGCCTCACCATCGCCGATCAGGACGGTGGTCCCGGATCGCGTTGGGCGGACGCCGCCGCGGCGGGACGGGAACTCGGCGGGATCGCCGCGGTGAATGCCGGCTTCTTCACACCGGAGGGCAAGCCGCTCGGACTGGTCGTAACTGGCGGGAAGCGTGTTGGCTCGATCAACCGCGCCTCCTCGCTCGGCGCGGGGATGTTCGTCGGCGGCAACTCCCCCGCCCTGCAGCGGCGGGAGCAGGGGAACGGCGCTTCGGAGGTCCTGCAAAGCGGCCCCTTCCTCGTTGAAAACGGCCGCCTGATCTCCGGCCTCAGCCAAGACAGCTCGACCGCCCGCACGATCGTCGGCTGGGATGGCGGGCAGGGCTGGTTCATCGCCCGGACGGGTGCTTGTTCGCTGGCTGGTCTCGGACAGGCGCTGGCCGCGGCGGAATTGGGAGGGGTGAAAGCCCGCACGGTCCTCAATCTCGACGGCGGCCGCTCGTCCGATCTTTGGGTGTCATCCTCAGTCCCTGGCGGACCCATTTCCCAACGCCCGTTCTGGAACAAGCCGGTGCGGAATTTCCTCGTGCTCGTGCCCCGCAACTGA
- a CDS encoding PEP-CTERM sorting domain-containing protein — protein MKPKTLPCIALIVLGTLSVASAASGIFGTGTVLGVNGTKTLYATTLLNDSRHAPINVTPPTLDLDGIPSSVGTFNPTVGDTLVLRGGEMLTFKNGTDDITGATIHYRIDGGSFQTFNLSFNENLNGSDQRWYGEGANVNLLTGLSNGNHTLQVFYTAPFTFTGGSGTHTINNGTANYSFNFTVVPEPATALLGSFGLLALLRRRK, from the coding sequence ATGAAACCCAAAACCCTCCCCTGCATAGCACTCATCGTGCTCGGCACGCTCTCCGTTGCTTCCGCAGCGTCCGGCATTTTCGGAACTGGCACCGTGCTCGGCGTCAACGGAACCAAGACGCTCTACGCGACGACGTTACTGAATGACAGCCGTCACGCCCCGATCAATGTCACTCCCCCGACTTTGGATCTGGATGGCATCCCGTCGTCGGTCGGCACCTTCAACCCCACTGTCGGTGATACCTTGGTGCTGCGCGGAGGCGAAATGCTGACCTTCAAAAACGGCACCGACGACATCACGGGTGCCACGATCCACTACCGCATCGACGGCGGTTCGTTCCAGACATTCAACCTCTCGTTCAATGAAAACCTGAATGGGAGCGACCAGCGTTGGTACGGAGAAGGAGCCAACGTCAATTTGCTCACTGGTCTCAGCAATGGGAATCACACGCTGCAGGTGTTTTACACCGCGCCATTCACTTTCACCGGCGGTTCGGGCACCCACACCATCAACAACGGCACCGCCAACTATTCGTTCAATTTCACCGTGGTTCCCGAGCCCGCCACGGCGCTGCTGGGTTCCTTCGGCCTTCTGGCATTGCTTCGCCGCCGCAAGTAA
- the ychF gene encoding redox-regulated ATPase YchF, giving the protein MLKAGIVGLPNVGKSTLFNAVTRSRKAEAANYPFCTIDPNVGMVVVPDSRLAVLSKISGSQKLVPTAIEFVDIAGLVKGASEGAGLGNQFLANIRETDAIVQVVRCFENDDIIHELGTVDPIRDIEIINAELILADIAAMEKRRVSREKKAKSGDKESKVEVELIDKLLPHLNDEKPALTLQLSDAEREVMKDFFLLSDKRTIFACNVAEDELAAAQADPDSHPMVAKVRKFAAEAHGAEAVVISAKIEEELVDLTPEEATELLADMGISDSGVSSLIRAVYHLLGLRTYLTTGVQETRAWTIHEGDKAPAAAGVIHTDFERGFIAAEVVHYDDLVAAGTKHGAKEAGKLRIEGKEYVVKDGDVIEFRFNVSK; this is encoded by the coding sequence ATGCTCAAAGCCGGAATCGTCGGACTCCCGAACGTCGGAAAATCCACCCTCTTCAACGCCGTCACCCGCTCCCGCAAGGCGGAGGCTGCGAACTATCCCTTCTGCACGATCGATCCGAATGTCGGCATGGTGGTCGTGCCCGATTCCCGGCTCGCCGTGCTTTCGAAGATCTCCGGCTCGCAGAAGCTGGTGCCCACCGCGATCGAGTTCGTCGATATCGCCGGCCTCGTCAAAGGTGCCTCAGAAGGCGCCGGCCTCGGCAACCAGTTCCTCGCCAACATCCGCGAGACCGATGCCATCGTGCAGGTAGTCCGCTGCTTCGAGAATGACGATATCATCCACGAGCTCGGCACCGTCGATCCGATCCGCGACATCGAGATCATCAATGCCGAGCTGATCCTCGCCGACATCGCCGCCATGGAGAAGCGCCGCGTCTCCCGCGAGAAAAAGGCCAAGAGCGGCGACAAGGAATCCAAGGTCGAGGTCGAGCTCATCGACAAGCTGCTGCCGCACCTGAACGACGAGAAGCCCGCGCTCACCCTCCAGCTCAGCGATGCCGAGCGCGAGGTGATGAAGGATTTCTTCCTGCTCTCCGACAAGCGCACCATCTTCGCCTGCAACGTCGCCGAGGACGAACTCGCCGCCGCCCAGGCCGACCCCGACTCCCACCCGATGGTTGCCAAGGTCCGCAAGTTCGCCGCCGAAGCGCACGGTGCCGAGGCGGTCGTCATCTCCGCGAAGATCGAGGAGGAACTCGTGGATCTCACCCCTGAGGAAGCCACCGAGCTACTCGCCGACATGGGCATCTCCGACTCCGGCGTGTCCTCTCTCATCCGCGCCGTCTATCACCTGCTCGGCCTGCGCACCTACCTCACCACCGGCGTGCAGGAAACCCGCGCCTGGACCATCCACGAAGGCGACAAGGCCCCCGCCGCCGCCGGCGTCATCCATACCGACTTCGAGCGCGGCTTCATCGCCGCCGAGGTGGTCCACTACGACGACCTCGTCGCCGCCGGCACCAAGCACGGCGCCAAGGAAGCCGGCAAGCTGCGGATCGAAGGCAAGGAATACGTCGTGAAGGATGGCGACGTGATCGAGTTCCGCTTCAACGTGAGCAAGTAG
- a CDS encoding tetratricopeptide repeat protein translates to MTWERGFHCCLGVAIATAAMHSAALGQEPTSIEAGRSAFLKGDYPASLAAARNATTADEKYPEFAALEIRTLLETGKYEEAAERANDLGRRATFDPELALEAARALRATGAEDEAAEMMERSARFQPDRPTKDNSRATVAFAELLLEHRVDAKMVLERLLEPAKKADPEGRAPYLALGRLALANHDRQLAAEYFREGLKRFPNDPDFNFGLEQSGLELPAANREPGIERYLDLALKANPKHTAALLHKATALTGRKAFKEAQDTFQQVLAINPDHPEAWAGLAAIALVQDDEKTAEDAIEHARKFYKENPHVPEIIGVTLAGQYRFEEGIKHLEEARQLDSLSPSILFELGSNQLRFGKLEEGWENVAQAHELDPYNVAAFNLMTLRDKLRDYPVREKDGVRLRMSPEDMAVLGTRALDLAARAKTTLADKYGITLSEPVMVEMLPRQEDFAIRTFGLPGGESFLGVCFGPLITMTSPRGRLGRANWEAVLWHEMAHTITLDASRHRIPRWLSEGISVFEEREVHAGWGQGMNSTYRERFLKGEVPPITRLDESFAGEDIMLGYYHASLVVEFLVREHGIGAMRSILTDLSTGKPVSEAIAKHTKPIEELEKAFLDYAKKIASAYGPDLDWSPLSDEEYVAYRDDPAAWVTANPKRYAAIMMRVSALTEEREWKASKELLEKVIAAEPANREAFNPYWSLALACRGLDDEAGERAALVKLLSIDSNVSDAAARLLELVGTLSAAERAAHGDQMLQTNPFQEKAYRTLAAAAKESGDSRRTRGALESLLALGPRDAGRLHYDLATLLQKSDPKESRRQLLKALEENPRFQAALELLNTFPPAPTQ, encoded by the coding sequence ATGACGTGGGAAAGAGGCTTTCACTGCTGCTTGGGAGTCGCGATTGCGACGGCGGCGATGCATTCCGCGGCCCTGGGTCAGGAGCCCACCTCCATCGAGGCCGGGCGAAGTGCCTTCCTCAAAGGCGACTACCCCGCCAGCCTCGCCGCCGCCCGGAATGCGACCACGGCGGACGAGAAGTATCCCGAGTTTGCCGCGCTCGAAATCCGCACGCTGCTGGAGACGGGCAAGTATGAGGAAGCCGCCGAGCGCGCAAATGATCTCGGTAGACGGGCCACCTTCGATCCCGAGCTCGCCTTGGAAGCCGCGAGAGCCTTGCGTGCCACCGGTGCCGAGGACGAAGCGGCCGAAATGATGGAGCGCTCCGCCCGCTTCCAACCGGACCGCCCCACCAAGGATAACTCGCGCGCCACCGTCGCTTTCGCCGAGCTGCTGCTGGAGCATCGCGTGGATGCGAAGATGGTGTTGGAGCGTCTGTTAGAGCCGGCGAAGAAAGCCGATCCCGAGGGCCGGGCGCCTTACCTCGCGCTCGGCCGGCTCGCATTGGCGAACCACGACCGACAGCTCGCCGCCGAGTATTTCCGCGAGGGCCTCAAGCGCTTCCCCAACGATCCCGACTTCAATTTCGGCCTCGAACAATCCGGCCTCGAACTCCCCGCCGCCAATCGCGAGCCCGGCATCGAGCGCTATCTAGACCTCGCGCTGAAGGCGAACCCGAAGCACACCGCCGCTCTCCTTCACAAGGCGACCGCACTCACCGGCCGCAAGGCCTTCAAGGAAGCGCAGGACACCTTCCAACAAGTGCTCGCCATCAACCCGGATCACCCCGAGGCATGGGCCGGCCTGGCCGCGATCGCGCTGGTGCAGGATGATGAAAAGACCGCGGAGGATGCCATCGAGCACGCCCGGAAGTTCTACAAAGAGAATCCACACGTCCCCGAGATCATCGGCGTGACCCTCGCGGGGCAATATCGCTTCGAGGAAGGCATCAAGCATCTAGAAGAGGCGCGACAGTTAGATTCCCTGTCGCCCTCGATCCTCTTCGAGCTCGGCTCGAATCAACTGCGCTTCGGCAAGCTTGAAGAAGGCTGGGAGAATGTCGCCCAAGCACACGAGTTGGATCCTTACAATGTCGCAGCCTTCAACCTGATGACCCTGCGCGACAAGCTCCGCGACTATCCAGTGCGGGAGAAGGATGGCGTGCGGCTCCGCATGTCGCCCGAGGACATGGCGGTCTTAGGCACCCGTGCGCTCGACCTCGCGGCCCGCGCGAAAACGACGCTCGCGGACAAGTATGGCATCACGCTTTCCGAGCCGGTGATGGTGGAGATGCTGCCGCGCCAGGAGGATTTCGCGATCCGCACCTTCGGCCTGCCCGGCGGCGAATCCTTCCTCGGCGTTTGCTTCGGCCCGCTCATCACTATGACCAGCCCGCGCGGTCGCCTGGGCCGCGCAAATTGGGAAGCCGTCCTGTGGCATGAGATGGCCCACACGATTACGCTCGATGCCAGCCGCCACCGCATCCCCCGTTGGCTTTCGGAAGGCATCAGTGTCTTCGAGGAACGAGAGGTCCACGCCGGCTGGGGCCAGGGCATGAACTCGACCTACCGCGAGCGCTTTCTCAAGGGCGAGGTCCCACCGATCACCCGGCTCGACGAGTCCTTCGCCGGCGAGGACATCATGCTCGGCTACTACCACGCCTCGCTCGTCGTGGAGTTCCTCGTCCGCGAACATGGTATCGGGGCGATGCGATCGATCCTAACCGATCTCTCCACCGGCAAGCCGGTGAGCGAGGCCATCGCCAAGCACACCAAGCCGATCGAGGAGCTGGAAAAGGCCTTTCTCGACTACGCGAAGAAGATCGCCTCCGCCTATGGCCCGGATCTCGATTGGTCGCCGCTCAGCGATGAGGAATACGTCGCCTATCGCGATGACCCCGCCGCATGGGTCACCGCGAATCCGAAGCGCTACGCCGCCATCATGATGCGCGTCTCCGCGCTCACCGAGGAGCGCGAGTGGAAGGCATCCAAGGAGCTATTGGAAAAAGTCATCGCCGCCGAACCCGCCAATCGCGAGGCCTTCAATCCCTACTGGTCGCTCGCGCTCGCCTGCCGCGGACTCGATGACGAAGCGGGCGAACGCGCCGCCTTGGTGAAGCTCCTGTCCATCGACTCGAATGTCTCCGATGCCGCGGCGCGTTTGCTTGAGCTCGTCGGCACGCTTTCTGCCGCGGAACGAGCCGCCCACGGCGATCAAATGCTCCAGACCAATCCCTTCCAGGAAAAAGCCTACCGCACGCTGGCCGCTGCGGCGAAGGAGTCCGGCGACTCGCGGCGGACCCGGGGGGCGCTGGAGTCGCTGCTGGCGCTAGGGCCGCGCGATGCCGGGCGGCTTCATTACGATCTCGCAACGCTGTTGCAGAAATCCGACCCGAAGGAATCGCGTCGGCAGCTCTTGAAAGCGCTGGAGGAGAACCCGCGCTTCCAGGCTGCCCTCGAGCTTCTCAACACTTTCCCCCCTGCCCCGACTCAATGA